In Bernardetia litoralis DSM 6794, the genomic window ATCGTAAATAATCTTGATATAATTCCTGTCGAAACTTTAGAAGAAGCTGTCGGTTTTTTTGAAGATGAATTCAATATTGAGCCATTAGTAATAGATACAAGAGAAATTTTTAGTCAGCAAAAAAACGAATATGAAGCTGATTTTTCAGACGTACAAGGACAAGAAAATATAAAACGTGCTTTAGAAATTGCAGCAGCAGGAGGACACAATGTAATCATGATTGGCCCTCCAGGGGCAGGAAAAACAATGCTTGCCAAACGTTTGCCTTCTATTTTGCCTCCTCTTTCACTTCATGAAGCCTTAGAAACGACAAAAATTCATTCTGTTTCTGGACATTTGGGAGAAAATGCTGCGCTAGTTGCTACTCGTCCGTATCGCTCACCTCATCATACAATTAGTGATGTTGCTTTGGTGGGTGGTGGTGGAAATCCTCAACCAGGAGAAATTTCATTGGCTCATAATGGCGTTTTGTTTTTGGATGAATTACCTGAATACAAACGAACTGTTCTGGAAGTGCTTCGACAGCCTTTGGAAGACAGAAAAGTTACCATTTCAAGAGCTAAAATTTCGGTAGAATTTCCGTGTAATTTTATGCTTATCGCTAGTATGAACCCTTGTCCTTGTGGATATTATAACCATCCAGAAAAAGAATGTGTCTGTGGAACAGGCATTGTGCATCGATATTTGAACAAAATTAGTGGTCCTTTATTGGATAGAATTGATTTACATGTAGAGGTAACACCAATTTCTTTTGATGAAATGACAGCAGATAGAAAGGCTGAAAGTAGTGAAGAAATACGAAATCGTGTTATCAAGGCAAGAAAAATACAAGAAGAACGCTTTAAAGTGATAGACTCTGTGCATTCAAATGCCATGATGCCTTCTCAAATGGTAAAAAAGATTTGTAAGATAGATGAAACAAGCAAAATCCTTTTAAAAAATGCGATGGAAAGATTAGGACTTTCTGCAAGAGCTTATGATAGGATTTTGAAAGTAGCCAGAACGATTGCAGATCTTCAAGATAGTTCAAATATACAAACAACACACATTGCAGAGGCAATTCAGTTCAGAAGTTTGGATAGAAGCGATT contains:
- a CDS encoding YifB family Mg chelatase-like AAA ATPase, with the translated sequence MIAKTFGASVVGVEANIITIEVNVIKGRHIVIVGLADSAVKESEQRVESAVKQLGFRIPRQKVVVNLAPADVRKEGSAYDLPIALGLLVASDQITAPNFDKYIVLGELALDGKLRPIRGVLSIAIEARKRGFKGFVLPKENAKEAAIVNNLDIIPVETLEEAVGFFEDEFNIEPLVIDTREIFSQQKNEYEADFSDVQGQENIKRALEIAAAGGHNVIMIGPPGAGKTMLAKRLPSILPPLSLHEALETTKIHSVSGHLGENAALVATRPYRSPHHTISDVALVGGGGNPQPGEISLAHNGVLFLDELPEYKRTVLEVLRQPLEDRKVTISRAKISVEFPCNFMLIASMNPCPCGYYNHPEKECVCGTGIVHRYLNKISGPLLDRIDLHVEVTPISFDEMTADRKAESSEEIRNRVIKARKIQEERFKVIDSVHSNAMMPSQMVKKICKIDETSKILLKNAMERLGLSARAYDRILKVARTIADLQDSSNIQTTHIAEAIQFRSLDRSDWVS